The Corynebacterium sp. SCR221107 genome includes the window CCGATCTCGCGGGCAAGAAGGTGCTCGTGGTCGACGACGTCGCCGACTCCGGCAAGACCCTGGACCTGGTCTGTCGCATCCTTGAGCACGAGGACCTCGACCCGGCCAAGCCGAAGATTGGCGTGGATGTGCGCTCGGCGGTGATCTACACCAAGCCGGTGACCATCTTCAAACCGGATTATGTCTGGCGGGAGACCGACAAGTGGATCAACTTCTGCTGGTCCGTGCTCCCGGTGATTACTGCCGACGGCAGCCACATCGAAGGACACTAGGGCCGGATGGAGGGCTGGGGATGTCCCGCCCACGGCCCAACGAACGCCAATTGACCCCGCCGCCTGCGCTCACAAAGCGCGACCAGCGGGGTTTGCTTTTTCGGGTTGGTGCGCGGGCCGGGGCTGGACTAGTCTCAAACGGTTGCCCACACGAGACCGTTAAAAGGAGCCCTCATGCACGCCACTTCGGAACCGCTGCCACCCACCGGGGTGGTCGATTCCTTCCGCTTCGCCTTTTCCTCGCCCACGCGCCTGCGCCGGGAGGTCTTCGGCGGGCTGGCGGTCGCGCTCGCGCTGATCCCTGAGGTCTTGAGCTTTTCCATCGTGGCGGGACTCGACCCCAAGGTGGGCTTGTACGCCTCGGTGATCATGGCGATCTCCATCGCCTTTACCGGCGGGCGCCCGGCGATGATCTCCGCGGCCGCCGGCGCCGTGGCGCTGGTGATCGCGCCCCTTTCTTATTCTCACGGCGTGAACTACGTGGTGGCGGCGGTGCTGCTGGCCGGGGTTCTGCAGCTCGTGTTTGCCGCCTTGGGCGTGGCCAGGCTCATGCGGTTTATTCCGCGCAGCGTGATGACCGGCTTCGTCAATGCGCTGGGGATCATGATGTTTGCCGCCCAATTCGGGGACATTTATCGGGTCCCGTGGCAGGTGTATCCCCTGGTGGGGGCGGGTTTGGCGGTGATGGTGCTGTGGCCGAAGCTCACCCACGTGGTGCCCGCGCCCTTGGTGACCATCGTGGTGGTCACCGCGCTGGCGCTGCTGACCGGGTGGCAGGTGCCCACCGTCGCCGACAAGGGCGAGCTGCCCACCTCGCTGCCTGGGCTGATGCTTCCCGACGTCCCCCTAACACTCGATACGCTCACGCTGATCGCCCCCTATGCCTTCGGCGTGGCGCTGGTTGGCCTCATGGAGTCGCTGCTGACCGCCAAGCTGGTCGACGACATCACCGACACCCACTCGGATAAGACCCGCGAGTCCTATGGCCAGGGCTTGGGCAACATCGCCTCGGCGCTGTTCGGCGGCATGGGCGTGTGCGCGATGATCGGGCAGACCATGATCAACGTCAAGGGTGCGGGCGGGCGCACCCGCCTGTCGACCCTGCTGACCGGCGTGTTCCTGCTCATCCTGGTGGTGCTGTTCGGCGAGGCGGTCGGCGCCATCCCGATGGCCGGGCTGGTGGCGGTCATGCTGGTGATCGCGGGCACCACGGTGAACTGGCATTCCCTGCACCCGCGCACGTTGAAGCTCATGCCGCTGTCGGAGACGGTGGTTATGCTCGTCACCGTGGTGGGTATGGTGGCCACCCATAATCTCGCCGTCGGCGTCATCGCCGGGGTTGTTGCGGCGATGGTGGCGTTTGCGCGCCGGGTCGCGCACGTGGTGGAGGTAACCAAGGAGACGGGCACCTCCCGCGATGGGGAGGACGCGGGCACCGTCACGTACCGCGTGACCGGCCAGCTATTCTTCGCATCCTCCAATGACCTGGCCTATTCCTTCGACTACACCGACCCGTCCACCACGGTGGTCATTGATCTCAGCGCGGCGCAGGTCTGGGATGCCTCCACGGTGGCCACCCTCGATGCCGTGCAGGCGAAGTTCGCCGAGCGGGGCGTGAACGTCACCATTTACGGCCTGGATCCGCTCAGCAGCCAGCGCCTCGCGCGGCTCAGCGGCAGGCTTGGGGACTAGGGAGTAAAGCAGCTGGCGCGCCCACCGATGGGGCACAATGGTGTCCATGACTTATGACGAGCGGATCTTCTTCGGCAACGATTACAACCGCACCGCGCACCCCCAGGTGCTGCAGGCGCTCGTAGAGACCCAGGCGCAGACCCACACCGGGTACGGCCTGGATGCGATCAGCGCGCAGGCGGCGGAGAAGATTCGCGCGGCGGCACACAACCCGCAGGCGGACGTTCATTTCTTAGTTGGCGGCACCCAGGCCAACGTCACCGTGGTCGATGCCGTGCTGCGCCCGTGGGAGGGCGTGATCAGCCCGGTCGGTGGGCACATTAACGTCCACGAGACCGGCGCGGTGGAACACACTGGCCACAAAATCCTGGGGGTAAACAGCGCCGACGGCAAGCTTCGGGCCTCACAGATCACCGCGGTGGTGGAGGAATATGAGGAAAGTGGCACGCTGGAGCACATGGTCACCCCGAAGCTGGTGTACATCTCCCAGCCCACGGAGTTCGGCACCCGCTACCAAAAAGATGAGCTCGAGGCGATCGCGCAGGCGTGCCGACGCCACGGCCTGTTCCTTTTCGTCGATGGCGCGCGCTTGGGCTATGCCCTTTCCAGCGCGGGCAATGACGTGAGTTTGCCGGACCTGGCACGCCTGGCCGATGCCTTCACGATCGGCGGCACGAAGTGCGGTGCGTTGTTCGGGGAGGCCGTTGTGCTGCGTGAGGCCGCGGTGGCACCGCATTTCCGCAGCTCCATCAAGCAAAACCTTGGGATGTTGGCCAAGGGCTGGCTCATCGGCGCGCAGTTTGATGCGCTTTTCAGCGATGGCCTGTACGAGTCGATCACCGCCCGCGCCTGCGCCCAGGCCGCCGATATCCGCGCGGCCGCGTCGCACGCGGGCATCGATTGCTTCATCGACAGCCCCACCAACCAGCAGTTCTTCGTCCTGACCAAGGCGCAACATGAGGCCCTGGCGCGGCGTTTCGTCGTGCAGTTTATTTGCGCCGGCCCCACCCCGGGCACCGATGTGGTCCGGGTCTGCACATCCTGGTCGACCGAAGATAGGGACGTTGCCGTGCTTATCGACGCCCTGGGGTCGCTGTGATCAGGAAGGTGATCCACGGCAGGGGCGTCGATAAGCAGGGACGCTGCGCGCATTACCGCAGCGACCGTGATGTGGTGGGCAACAAGTGTGCCACCTGCGGGACGTACTGGGCCTGCCACCTGTGCCATGAAGAATACAATGACCACCCCTTCGGCCGGATGCCGGTCGATGAGGTGGCGGTGATTTGCGGGGCGTGCGGGCGTGAGATGGACTATCACGCCTACTCCGCGGCAAGCGCCTGCCCGGGCTGTGGGCACGCGTTTAACCCGGGGTGCTCGCTGCACGCGCCGATCTATTTTCAGGTCTAGCGGGAGCTACCGGCGTTGACCTGGCCGAAGACCTGGTTGAAGAAGTTGGCGACGATCGAAGCCAGGTCCGGGATCGTAAAGGAGCCAACGCCAGGGACCGGCACTGCTACGGTCGGGGTTCCTGCCGGAAGCGGGATGGAGATGTTTTGGCCAAGACCCTGGAAACCAAAGGATGCGGCGGCGTTGGCCGTGGTGGCCACGGAGTTGTTAGCCTGGGGAACATAAGCGGTTGCCGTGTCAGCGGTGGCGGTCGTGGTGTTGGTGGTGGCCGTGCCACCGCCCTTGAGACCACAGCGATTAGCGGCTTCTTCCACACGCGCCAGGGCGGAAAGGATCTGCGGGCCGCGGGAGTCGAACATGGCCAGGGTGCGGGCCTGGGCGACCTTGTTGTTGTAGTCGGCCTCGTTGGTCCAGTAGGCCGAAGCCTGGGCACACGAGATCTCACCGGAAGGAATCTTGGCGAGTGCATCATCGATGGTGTCAGCACCAGCCGATGGGGCCACAGCAATCAAGCTGGCGGCGATGGTGGCGGAAGCTGCAAAAGTTTTCAGATAGCGCATGACCCATAGCATTTCATAAATGTGAAAATTGTGAAAGGCGTGACTGGCGCTTTTTGGCGACTCACAGGAAATTATCCGGCAGTTGCCATCAACCTCTTCGCCCCGCGTGCACCGACGGTTGTCGTATGAGAGGTTGTATGAGAAGTCGCAAATGAAAGCGCAATAAGGAGCGGTCGACTGACATCGAATCGGTAGGCGTTGACCGCGCTGCGATGTCTATTTGCCGTCCGTGCAACGGTTGTTTCAGAAGATGAGCAAGGAAAATCCCCTGCGATTCGTGGAGGAAACGCAGGGGATTAGGTGGTGTTTAGGCACCTGCCGGAACGTGCATCTGAGGGGCAGTGTCGGTGGCAGCCGAAGCTGGGGTAGGTGCTGCGCCGAACTCGTCCAAGCAGATCGCGAGGATGCCGTCGGTGGTGGCGCGGGTAATAATTTCACCCTTGGCCGCGGTCGCTGTAGCCGCGTTGGCGAGCGATCCCTCCGGCGGAATGTCGCTTGCCCGGTTGGGTACTCGAATGTGAGTGGGTGGGGTAAACGGTGCAAGCAGCGGGATGCGGTCGGTGCGCACCAAGTTCGGTGCCAAATGCAGCATGAGGGAGGTCTCGGTCACCGCGCCGTGCTCGAGCGCCCAGCCGGGGAAGATATCCTCGCTGAAGACTTCCTTGATGACCGACTCAGGCAGCGGATCCCACCAGTTGGTCTGAACCATGACCGCCTGGTGTCCGGTCGCGGCATCCACCTTGATCATGGCTTCCTGGATCGGGAATTGGTTCTCAAAGTGAGAATTGACGATGAGAATCTTGTGGAAGCCGTCGGCGATGAGCTCGCCGAGGACATCCTCGAAAAGTGCGATGACGGTTGTGGCCGACAGGTCAACGGTGCCGGGAAACAGGGGGCCTCCGCCACTAAACGGGTTGGAGCGATATCCGTAGTCGATCGGCGGGAGGACGACAGCGCCAGCGATCCCTAATTCGGGCGAGCTCGTTGCCAGTTGCTCGAGGCCTGCGGCAACGGTGTTCGCGATGCCCATACCAATGATGGTGTCCGTCCCAAGGGGCAGGTGCGGGCCGTGTTGCTCCAGGGAACCGACGGGCACGATAGCGATCTTATCGGTGGAATCTGCGATTTCTTCCCAGGTCATGGTGAAAGCATCGCAGCGGCTAGCAGACAAGTGGGACAGTGCGGACAAGGTATTCATCGAGTCTAGATTTCCTTCTTGCTGGTGTGGCCCTGCAGGTCATTGGTGGGGGCGGCGAAGGCAACGGCGACTCCGGTCACGATTGCCGCTACTGCCAGGTAGAACGCTGGGGCGAGCACGGATCCCGTTGAACCGATCAGCCAGGTGGCGACCATGGGGGCGGTGCCGCCGAAGATGGCGTTTGCGAGGTTGAAGGTCAAAGCAAAGCCGGTCAGGCGCGTGCTGGTGGGGAACTGCTCCGAGAGGAAGGACGGCAGCACGCCGTCGTTAAGCGCAAGGATGCCGCCCAGGCAGACCTGCACCGTGACGATGACAAGGAAACCTGAAGTATCTAGGAGGATGAAAGCCGGGACGATGCCAACCAGCATGGCTGCTGCCGCGACCAGCATGGTGGTGCGGCGCCCGAGGCGATCGGAGAGGTAGCCGGTCAACAGTGCGAAGGCAACGTAGAAGGCGGAGGCGATGGAGGAGGAGATGAACGCCTGGGTGGAGTTCATTCCCAGCTCTTCGGACAGATAAGTAGGCAGGTAGGTCAGGATGACGTAGAAGCCGATAGCGTTGAGGACGGCCCCGGCGAAGGCGACAACCAGTGCGCGTGGGTAGCGCAGGACCTCGACGATCGGGGTGGTCGAAGACGATGGCGTATCCGAGGCGGTGGCCTGCGTGAACTGCTCGGACTCCATGGTGTGGCGGCGGATCATGAGGCCGTAGATGCCCAGGGGTGCGGCAAGCAGGAAGGGGATCCTCCAGCCCCAACTGGTGAGGGAGGCGTCGTCAAGCAAACCGGTCAAAGCCGCAGCGATAAGCGAGCCGAGCAGCAGGCCGGAAGCGGTAGCCGCCGGGACCACAGCCGCAAACAGTCCGCGCTTGTCCTTGGGCGCAACCTCAGACAGGTGGGTGGAAGCGCCGGCATACTCGCCGGCGGCGGAAAAGCCTTGCACCATGCGGCAGGCAAGCAGCAGCAGTGGTGCGGCCGCTCCGATCGCTGCATGGCTAGGCAGAATGCCGATGCAGAAGGTGGCCGAACTCATCAAGACGATGGAGGTGGACAAGGTTCGGACGCGTCCGAGCCGATCACCGATGTGACCCCACACGATGGCGCCGATCGGGCGCACGAGGAAGGAGAGTGCAAACAGTCCGAAGGTAAAGATCAACGCGGTGCGTCCCTCAAGGTTGGGGAAGAAGACCGTGGCGACAATCGCGGACATATAAACATAGGCGGCATAGTCGAACCACTCGATGAAGGTGCCGATGAAGCTGGCCTTCACGGAGTTGCGTACCTGGTGCTTGTCGGGCACGGGTGCGGCGGGTGCCACCGTGGGCGCGAAGGTGGGGGTTATGGCAGGTGAAGGTGCCTTGTTGATAATCGCCATGATGATTACCTCACGGAATTAATGGTGCTAGGCGCACCGACTGACGGGATGCGGAGGTGGGGTTCTGGCCAAGCGGGTGCTTGGTGAGTTCCTACTGAGCCGCAGAGTAATCGCGCATTTTACGCGCGGTCAATTTCTATCGGTTGATAGAGAGTGCAGGTCAATGAATAAATCTACACAGTTTCGATAGTGCGATAGTTATTTTCCCGAGCGTGTGTTAGGTTTTTTCTGTCGCGCGATAGAAAAATCGCGCGCATGAATCACCACCCCCATCAAGGGGGAATGTAGTATCCACGACTGGGAGTTCAAGCACGATGCTTATCCGAAACGCACAAATCCGAAGCGAATCTGCAGGTCAGCTCGTTGATATTCGCATCGATGATGGCCGAATCACCTGGATTCGCCCCGCGGGCGATGCCGCAGTGGCAGGCGTAGACAGCCAAGCACACAGTGGCCAGGGCGGCCGAAGCAGTCAGTCGGGTGAGTTCGGGGAAGTCGTCGACGTGGCGGGTAAGTTCGTGGCCTCGCAGCTGGTTGAATCACACATCCACCTCGACTATGCGTTTAGCGCGGGAACGCCACGGGACAACGAGTCCGGCACGCTCTTTGAAGCCATTGAGATTTGGCGTGAACGCAAGCAGCTTGGCTTGGGTACTGCGGAGGAAGTGCGCGCAAAGGCCATCGCCGCAGCCCGCAGCGCGGCTAGCCACGGCGTTGGCTTCATCCGCACCCATGTCGATGTCACCGATCCCGAGCTGGTCGCCTTGGGGGTCTTAGTAGATGTGAAGAAGGAAGTGGCCGATTTCTGCCAGATCGAGATCGTCGCCTTCCCGCAAAATGGCATGTATGCCTACCCAGGCGGGGATGAGCTGGTAGAACGCGCGCTGCGGGAAGGCGCAGACGTTGTCGGTGCTATCCCACACCTTGAGCCCACGAGGGAAGATGGCGTCGCCTCCTTAAAGCACGCCTTCGATCTGGCGGAGAAGTTCGGTGCTCGGGTCGATGTCCATTGCGATGAGATCGACGATGAGCAGTCCCGTTTTGTGGAGGTTATGGCCGCCGAAGCCACCAAGCGCAGTATGCAGGGTCTGGCCAATGTCAGCCACGCGGTGGCGATGAGCTATTACACGCCCGGTTTCATGGCTCGCCTCTTGCCCAAGATGCAGGCTGCGCAACTGAGCTTTTCCGTCTGTCCGAACGAAAACCTGCACCTGCAGGGCCGAGGCTTTAGCAATCCGGTGCCACGCGGGGTGGCTCCGGTAAAGCAGTTGGTGGATTTTGGCCTTAACGTCGCCTTTTGCCAGGACTCCATTTCTGACCCGTGGTATCCGATGGGTAATGGTGATCTGGTGCGCATTATCGACACGGGCTTGCACGTTGGCCACATGCTCACGCCCGCCTACGTGGATACGTGCCTCGATTTTGCTACCACGAACCCAGCTC containing:
- a CDS encoding SulP family inorganic anion transporter, whose translation is MHATSEPLPPTGVVDSFRFAFSSPTRLRREVFGGLAVALALIPEVLSFSIVAGLDPKVGLYASVIMAISIAFTGGRPAMISAAAGAVALVIAPLSYSHGVNYVVAAVLLAGVLQLVFAALGVARLMRFIPRSVMTGFVNALGIMMFAAQFGDIYRVPWQVYPLVGAGLAVMVLWPKLTHVVPAPLVTIVVVTALALLTGWQVPTVADKGELPTSLPGLMLPDVPLTLDTLTLIAPYAFGVALVGLMESLLTAKLVDDITDTHSDKTRESYGQGLGNIASALFGGMGVCAMIGQTMINVKGAGGRTRLSTLLTGVFLLILVVLFGEAVGAIPMAGLVAVMLVIAGTTVNWHSLHPRTLKLMPLSETVVMLVTVVGMVATHNLAVGVIAGVVAAMVAFARRVAHVVEVTKETGTSRDGEDAGTVTYRVTGQLFFASSNDLAYSFDYTDPSTTVVIDLSAAQVWDASTVATLDAVQAKFAERGVNVTIYGLDPLSSQRLARLSGRLGD
- a CDS encoding threonine aldolase family protein, whose product is MTYDERIFFGNDYNRTAHPQVLQALVETQAQTHTGYGLDAISAQAAEKIRAAAHNPQADVHFLVGGTQANVTVVDAVLRPWEGVISPVGGHINVHETGAVEHTGHKILGVNSADGKLRASQITAVVEEYEESGTLEHMVTPKLVYISQPTEFGTRYQKDELEAIAQACRRHGLFLFVDGARLGYALSSAGNDVSLPDLARLADAFTIGGTKCGALFGEAVVLREAAVAPHFRSSIKQNLGMLAKGWLIGAQFDALFSDGLYESITARACAQAADIRAAASHAGIDCFIDSPTNQQFFVLTKAQHEALARRFVVQFICAGPTPGTDVVRVCTSWSTEDRDVAVLIDALGSL
- a CDS encoding CHY zinc finger protein, translating into MIHGRGVDKQGRCAHYRSDRDVVGNKCATCGTYWACHLCHEEYNDHPFGRMPVDEVAVICGACGREMDYHAYSAASACPGCGHAFNPGCSLHAPIYFQV
- a CDS encoding creatininase, which gives rise to MNTLSALSHLSASRCDAFTMTWEEIADSTDKIAIVPVGSLEQHGPHLPLGTDTIIGMGIANTVAAGLEQLATSSPELGIAGAVVLPPIDYGYRSNPFSGGGPLFPGTVDLSATTVIALFEDVLGELIADGFHKILIVNSHFENQFPIQEAMIKVDAATGHQAVMVQTNWWDPLPESVIKEVFSEDIFPGWALEHGAVTETSLMLHLAPNLVRTDRIPLLAPFTPPTHIRVPNRASDIPPEGSLANAATATAAKGEIITRATTDGILAICLDEFGAAPTPASAATDTAPQMHVPAGA
- a CDS encoding MFS transporter; protein product: MAIINKAPSPAITPTFAPTVAPAAPVPDKHQVRNSVKASFIGTFIEWFDYAAYVYMSAIVATVFFPNLEGRTALIFTFGLFALSFLVRPIGAIVWGHIGDRLGRVRTLSTSIVLMSSATFCIGILPSHAAIGAAAPLLLLACRMVQGFSAAGEYAGASTHLSEVAPKDKRGLFAAVVPAATASGLLLGSLIAAALTGLLDDASLTSWGWRIPFLLAAPLGIYGLMIRRHTMESEQFTQATASDTPSSSTTPIVEVLRYPRALVVAFAGAVLNAIGFYVILTYLPTYLSEELGMNSTQAFISSSIASAFYVAFALLTGYLSDRLGRRTTMLVAAAAMLVGIVPAFILLDTSGFLVIVTVQVCLGGILALNDGVLPSFLSEQFPTSTRLTGFALTFNLANAIFGGTAPMVATWLIGSTGSVLAPAFYLAVAAIVTGVAVAFAAPTNDLQGHTSKKEI
- a CDS encoding amidohydrolase family protein, which translates into the protein MLIRNAQIRSESAGQLVDIRIDDGRITWIRPAGDAAVAGVDSQAHSGQGGRSSQSGEFGEVVDVAGKFVASQLVESHIHLDYAFSAGTPRDNESGTLFEAIEIWRERKQLGLGTAEEVRAKAIAAARSAASHGVGFIRTHVDVTDPELVALGVLVDVKKEVADFCQIEIVAFPQNGMYAYPGGDELVERALREGADVVGAIPHLEPTREDGVASLKHAFDLAEKFGARVDVHCDEIDDEQSRFVEVMAAEATKRSMQGLANVSHAVAMSYYTPGFMARLLPKMQAAQLSFSVCPNENLHLQGRGFSNPVPRGVAPVKQLVDFGLNVAFCQDSISDPWYPMGNGDLVRIIDTGLHVGHMLTPAYVDTCLDFATTNPAQTLGLSDYGIAEGKRANLVVFEAGSEREILQESAPVLLSIHDGRTVFERPSMNPVWRL